A genomic stretch from Sphingomonas sp. HDW15A includes:
- the rpsJ gene encoding 30S ribosomal protein S10, with the protein METQNIRIRLKAFDHRVLDQATGDIADTARRTGALIRGPIPLPTRIEKFTVNRSPHIDKKSREQFEVRTYKRLLDIVQPTPQTVDALMKLDLAAGVDVEIKLA; encoded by the coding sequence ATGGAAACGCAGAATATCCGGATTCGCCTGAAGGCGTTCGATCATCGTGTGCTGGATCAGGCCACGGGCGACATCGCTGACACCGCTCGGCGCACCGGTGCCCTTATTCGCGGCCCCATCCCTCTTCCGACCCGTATCGAGAAGTTCACCGTCAACCGCTCGCCGCACATCGACAAGAAGTCGCGCGAGCAGTTCGAGGTTCGCACGTACAAGCGGCTTCTCGATATCGTTCAGCCCACTCCGCAGACTGTCGACGCGCTAATGAAGCTCGATCTCGCTGCAGGTGTGGACGTCGAGATCAAATTGGCCTAA
- the tuf gene encoding elongation factor Tu, which translates to MAKAKFERNKPHCNIGTIGHVDHGKTSLTAAITKVLSKHGGGEAVDFANIDKAPEERERGITISTAHVEYETPARHYAHVDCPGHADYVKNMITGAAQMDGAILVVSAADGPMPQTKEHILLAAQVGVPTMVVFLNKVDQVDDPELLELVELEIREELSKRGFDGDNIPIVSGSALAALEDRNPEIGEDKIMELMKAVDDWIPQPERPLDKPFLMPIEDVFSISGRGTVVTGRVETGVIKVGEEVEIVGIRDTQKTTVTGVEMFRKLLDQGEAGDNIGALIRGIGREDVERGQVLCKPGSITPHTDFQAEVYVLSKDEGGRHTPFFANYRPQFYFRTTDVTGEVQLPEGTEMVMPGDNVSLGVKLIAPIAMDQGLRFAIREGGRTVGAGVVGTITK; encoded by the coding sequence ATGGCGAAGGCAAAGTTTGAGCGGAACAAGCCGCATTGCAACATCGGCACCATCGGTCACGTCGACCATGGCAAGACCTCGCTGACCGCGGCGATCACCAAGGTGCTGTCGAAGCACGGCGGCGGCGAAGCCGTCGACTTCGCCAACATCGACAAGGCGCCGGAAGAGCGTGAGCGCGGAATCACCATTTCGACGGCGCACGTCGAATATGAGACCCCTGCTCGTCACTACGCGCACGTCGATTGCCCGGGCCACGCCGACTATGTGAAGAACATGATCACCGGCGCCGCCCAGATGGACGGCGCGATCCTCGTCGTTTCGGCCGCCGACGGCCCGATGCCGCAGACCAAGGAGCACATCTTGCTCGCGGCGCAGGTCGGCGTTCCGACCATGGTCGTCTTCCTCAACAAGGTCGACCAGGTCGACGATCCCGAGCTGCTCGAGCTCGTCGAGCTGGAAATCCGCGAGGAACTTTCGAAGCGCGGCTTCGACGGCGACAACATTCCGATCGTCTCCGGTTCGGCGCTTGCGGCTCTTGAAGACCGCAACCCGGAAATCGGCGAAGACAAGATCATGGAGCTGATGAAGGCGGTCGACGACTGGATCCCGCAGCCGGAGCGTCCGCTCGACAAGCCGTTCCTCATGCCGATCGAAGACGTGTTCTCGATCTCGGGTCGCGGCACCGTCGTCACCGGCCGTGTCGAAACCGGCGTCATCAAGGTCGGTGAGGAAGTCGAGATCGTCGGCATCCGCGACACGCAGAAGACGACCGTCACCGGCGTCGAGATGTTCCGAAAGCTGCTCGATCAGGGCGAGGCCGGCGACAACATCGGTGCGCTGATCCGCGGCATCGGCCGTGAAGACGTTGAGCGTGGCCAGGTTCTCTGCAAGCCGGGCTCGATCACGCCGCACACCGACTTCCAGGCGGAAGTTTATGTCCTGTCGAAGGACGAGGGCGGCCGTCACACGCCATTCTTTGCCAACTACCGTCCGCAGTTCTACTTCCGCACGACCGACGTGACGGGCGAAGTTCAGCTGCCGGAAGGCACGGAGATGGTCATGCCGGGCGACAACGTTTCGCTGGGTGTGAAGCTCATCGCTCCGATCGCCATGGACCAAGGCCTTCGCTTCGCGATCCGCGAAGGTGGCCGGACCGTCGGCGCAGGGGTTGTCGGCACCATCACGAAGTAA